One window of Acanthochromis polyacanthus isolate Apoly-LR-REF ecotype Palm Island chromosome 19, KAUST_Apoly_ChrSc, whole genome shotgun sequence genomic DNA carries:
- the dhrs7cb gene encoding LOW QUALITY PROTEIN: dehydrogenase/reductase (SDR family) member 7Cb (The sequence of the model RefSeq protein was modified relative to this genomic sequence to represent the inferred CDS: inserted 1 base in 1 codon): protein MGLPSVTVLPLLIVVAAGIYYIYNEVLQFMSKSLVRNKVVVISDAVSGVGAECAHLFHKGGARLILCGTSWDKLESLYDSLTTDADPRETFAPKLVILDFSDIDSMEDVVAEVMECYGYVDVLICNSSMKLKAPVQSVSLELDRNIMDINYFGPSTLAKGVLPTMISRRSGHIILINSIQGRLAVPFRSSYAASKHAAQAFFDCLRAEVEEYGIVVSTISHTFINASEPPQVEEPVPKPNALAAFIASQLTHGVRPSVLANEIMQTVNRKRKEVVLAHPIPRVALYLRSLLPXFLFAVLAAGVKDSVLGEQMQ from the exons ATGGGCCTGCCCTCGGTGACGGTGCTGCCCCTGCTGATAGTGGTGGCAGCAGGCATCTACTATATCTACAATGAGGTCTTGCAATTCATGTCCAAGTCCCTAGTGCGGAACAAAGTGGTGGTGATCAGTGATGCTGTGTCTGGGGTGGGGGCTG AGTGTGCCCATCTTTTCCATAAGGGCGGTGCCAGGCTGATCCTGTGTGGGACCAGCTGGGACAAGCTGGAGTCTCTGTATGACTCTCTGACGACTGATGCTGACCCCAGAGAG ACATTTGCACCAAAGCTAGTGATCCTGGACTTCAGTGATATTGACAGCATGGAGGATGTGGTGGCTGAAGTGATGGAGTGTTACGGGTATGTGGACGTGCTGATCTGCAATAGCAGCATGAAGCTGAAAGCTCCAGTACAGAGCGTCTCTCTGGAACTGGACAGAAACATCATGGACATTAACTATTTTGGCCCAAGTACTTTGGCCAAAG GTGTTCTTCCAACAATGATATCAAGAAGATCGGGCCACATTATACTGATCAACAGCATCCAGGGCAGACTGGCTGTCCCCTTCAGAAGTTCCT ATGCAGCGTCTAAGCATGCGGCTCAGGCCTTCTTCGACTGCCTAAGGGCTGAAGTGGAGGAGTATGGGATCGTTGTCAGCACCATTAGTCACACCTTCATCAACGCCTCTGAGCCACCGCAAGTCGAGGAGCCCGTTCCTAAACCAAATGCCCTAGCTGCAT TTATCGCCAGCCAGCTGACCCACGGTGTGCGGCCGTCAGTCCTGGCCAATGAGATAATGCAAACGGTGAACAGAAAGAGGAAGGAGGTCGTGCTGGCCCACCCCATCCCCAGGGTGGCCCTCTACCTCCGCTCACTCCTCC CCTTCCTCTTCGCTGTGCTGGCTGCTGGAGTTAAGGACTCGGTGTTGGGTGAGCAGATGCAgtaa